Genomic segment of Populus trichocarpa isolate Nisqually-1 chromosome 12, P.trichocarpa_v4.1, whole genome shotgun sequence:
AACGTGGACACTTCACCTGAGTTACTCTTCAGAACCCAACATCTCCCTGGAGCGAGTTTACACTAGAAAACATTGGCGCAGATCATGTCTATGATTGAATAGCACGATGGCTTTGGCTTCGGCTTCGGTTTactgtggttgtttttttttttttttgggttagttCTCGCGTCGTCTCACCCTATTTGCTGCTTTTGGATTCCAAGTCAAAAGAGTCAGTCAAGCCAAATCCCTGCCCCCACAAGAAAGTGAAATAACACCCCCATTGTTCCCTCAgattcctctctttttttattttcaaaatctctTTCTCATTCCTAGATCAGTTTGGTGGGGGCAGCCTGTGTTTCTTTCGTCAGGATTCTCTTGCACTACAACTATGGGCTAGAAACAAGGAATTCAATGGAAGCCCCACAAATAATAAAAGCTACAAAACCCAGAAAGAATCatcatcctcctcctccctccccccctctctctcaaGCCTCAACTACCTCTGCCTCACCATCTATAAGGACTAACCTTCCCCTTGATTCTGCTTTCACATATTGAAGTCATCAACAACTTATATGGCTAGAACCTCTGAAGATTCCTCCTCCAAGAGACACTTCCACTGGACCAAAAAGGTTGGAAACGAAGATGTTGAAGCTCCAAGCATCAAGTCCTCCTCAAACCCCAACGAACAagacaaaaatgaaaatgttaagaGCCATGTTGCAATGCCAACCCCGAAGAAAAGACTACCAGCAGTAGCAGTTGCTAGGCTCCGATCGGTTCTTGCAGCCCTTGGTAAGAACCGATCAAGCCTTCCAATGGGGCTTGGATCCCGAGTGGTTGGTACCCTTTTTGGATATCGCCGGGGTCATGTCCATTTCGCATTTCAAAGGGATCCCAATTCACCTCCTACTTTCCTTATTGAGCTGGCTACACCAATAAGTGGATTGGTTAGAGAGATGGCATCCGGGTTAGTCAGAATTGCATTGGAATGTGACAAAGAGAAGGAAGATCAAAAGAAAGCTGTGAAATTGCTGGAAGAGCCAATGTGGAGGACTTATTGCAATGGAAAGAGACGTGGTTTTGCCACGAGGAAGGAATGTGGGCATAAAGAGTGGAAGGTACTGAAAGCTGTAGAGCCAATCTCAATGGGTGCAGGTGTTTTGCCAGGGTGTGCAGCAGAGGGTGGAGCTGATGGTGAACTCATGTATATGAGAGCTAAGTTTGAAAGAATTGTGGGGTCTAGAGACTCTGAGGCTTTCTACATGATGAACCCTGATAGCAATGGAGCTCCTGAGCTCAGCATCTACCTGCTTAGAGTCTGAAAGTCCggttatttatatttctttgtattttttcttccctttttttaagGTTTCCTGGGCAAGAAAATGGAGGTCTAGCtctctcaaacttttttttttttgtttttttcctttttctgttCGTTATTTCTCCTTGGGAGAAAATGGGAAAGTGAGCTTTACCtgtattttgttagttttaGGTGGAGGGGCAATACATTATAACATGATGGATATGGATAGGTGGGGTAATGATGGTGTATATGTGtagtttttcttctctcttttttagcaAGTGATGAGACAAGGGGCTAACGCAGCAACCATGGCAGTCTTctcattttgtttaatttctctCATCAATTATTTCCATCCCATGCTCGTATTGATGTGGAATTTCGAAGGAAGGAACGCTATCAAAAACAACGAGTGTCAAAGAACAGCAGTAGCTAGGATTTTTCAATGCGTCTCCTTACGTGTGAAATTTCATGCTGGCATCAACATTCTGCTACGCTGCTCGTATGCGTTCCCTTTCCACCTTTGAATCGATCTGTTTTACAAATCACAAGCAATTTACCTTTTCTACTCTACATTCGACAATCTTAAGCTCAAGGGAATAGCTGCAGAATACATCTGgataatctttctttctttgaaaaatgCATTTCTGGTGTGAGTTTAATTTGGAATTTGATTCTCAAACAAGAAACCAGCAAgtctatatattatttcatttgcTTGCATGTTAAGATACTATATATAACCTTTGCATATAACAAGACTGGTGTTTTTCCTTCTCCCTTCTTGGCAGAGAAGGCATTTCACTGAagaactgtattttttttctttctttgagaaGGAGATTTGAGTACATCAATTATAAGCATTTTTCTGTCAcagacagtttttttttttttttaaatatcacagCTATTAAAAAACcacaattaaaaactatatattaaaaaaaatcacagcaaCCGTGATATCTAATTtgccaaatttattttaaaactatgctaatattttttttaaaaaattcattattccAATCATTTGTTTTTAGCGCTTACATTCTGTGTGGATTGATTCCAAGAGATTTTATTAAAGCCTAATCATAGAAGTCAtcaaaagcaaaatataaaaagaaaaaaaaatccaatccctGACAGTATGATTAGGCCTTTGTCATTTGTTGACTGCTTTTTTCACCTTGCCGCTTTGATTCCTTATGCTTAGGCATATCTAATgggagagataaaaaaaaattaaaaataaatttttaattcctaaaataactcttttttttaacttttcttccCTGGAAGAGCAGCtaaaataactcttttttttttaaaaaaaagaaaagtacatGCAGAGAAATCATTCCTAAATATCtataaaagaaaccaaaacattaaaataaattatttaaacatcaattcaacttttttcaatagtttttctcgaaaagcaaaaaatattgatattaaatatattaaaatacaaataaattgttaaaatgaTTTCTCCTATTGGAatgtatataagaaaaaaaagaagaagccataTTTACAGTTTTCAAGAAGCTATATCAACCATTTTGCTCTTCCAAATGGCTTCTGCAAGATGCTCTCATACAAGATTTAAAGCTTCACTGTTACATCCTGCATTATTTTGGTTGTTTAACCTGAGGGAAAATACGGTCACCATGAAAAGGTTAGTTTGTAGTCTGTGACACTGTTCCAGTGTCTCCCACGGCCCTCTCTGCAAGTTTCAAGGCTTTATAACATCCTTCTCTctgcaaaaaaaatagaaaagaaagaagtaaaAGAGAAGGAAGGGCCATGGGGGGCATGGCAGAGGCTGTGGGTTACAGCTGGGACAAAAACAATCCGTTAAGATTACCTTACACGAATATCAAAGTATGTTTCGCATCATCTACTCATCATTCTTCAAAAGATTCAAAAGTTGTTTGCTATGCACAAAAGCAAGGCCACCGCTGCTTTATGCCATTATAACTCCACTGAATTGCAA
This window contains:
- the LOC7487080 gene encoding protein MIZU-KUSSEI 1 gives rise to the protein MARTSEDSSSKRHFHWTKKVGNEDVEAPSIKSSSNPNEQDKNENVKSHVAMPTPKKRLPAVAVARLRSVLAALGKNRSSLPMGLGSRVVGTLFGYRRGHVHFAFQRDPNSPPTFLIELATPISGLVREMASGLVRIALECDKEKEDQKKAVKLLEEPMWRTYCNGKRRGFATRKECGHKEWKVLKAVEPISMGAGVLPGCAAEGGADGELMYMRAKFERIVGSRDSEAFYMMNPDSNGAPELSIYLLRV